In the genome of Streptomyces fagopyri, the window TGTCCTGGGTGCCCGTCTGGTACTTCTGGCCGCTCTTCTGCGCCTCGACGTAGATCCGGCCCAGGCCGGGGTCGTTGCGCAGGAACGCGCCGGTCGCCCTGTCGAAGACCTTCTTCGCGCGCGGGACGAGCACCGGGTCCTTGGAGACGAACGTCCTGCCGTTCTTCTTGCCGGTGAATCGGGTACCCGCGGGCAGCGTGACCGGCTTGTCGGGGTTCTCGTTGTGGACGACCATCAGGCCGCCGGCCTTGGTGACGTCACCCTTCAGCGTCTCGTAGCGCTTGGTGCCGCCGGCGATCAGCAGATTGCCGTCGGCGAGCTGGGTGTGGCCCGTGCAGAACAGGTCGGCGGGCGTCGGGATCGACCTGACGGTCCCCTCGACCGGATCCCAGAGCCGCGTGTCGAACTTCTTCGCGTCGAAGTTGTCCTGGTTGTTGCCCGAACCGGCGACCAGCAGGATCTTGCCGGTGTGCAGCAGGGCCGCGTGGATGGTGTTGAGCCGGTACCGCTCGGGGAACCGGACGATGTCCCAGTGGCCGTTCGCGGCTTTGTACTCGGGCTTGTCGATCGTGTACTGGTGGTACCTCTCCGTGCTGAAGCGATAGACCCACGGTCCGTTCATCCCGGTCAGAGCGAGCACCACCGCACCGCCCATCGCGAGACGGCGGACGCGGCGGCGACGGGCACCGTCTCTCATTTCTCGCGTCCCCCAAGGGAAATCCGCAGGGTCTGTTCGCTGCCGCTGCCGCTGCCGCTGCCGCTGCCGCTGCCGTCGTCGTTGTCGCCGCGCGCCGCCGCCCGGCCGGGCTCGTGCCGCGGCTCGTGCCCCGGCGCGTGCTGCTCCGGCCGGGGCACGGAGGACCGCGCGGGCGGGGGAGCGGTCTCTCCGGGCGGGGCCGGGGGGTTCTTCCCGGTCCGGCGCAGAGTCCACTGCCAGGCGAGGATCGGCGAGGCGGTGATCAGCAGGGCGAAGCAGGCCCAGGTGATCATCGCGGGGTGGGAGTGCCCGAGCAGGGGTCCGGCGACGATCGAGCCGGCGAAGACCAGGATGAAGAACAGGTGGATGCGGAAGGTCCCGAACAGTGTGTCCGGGCTCGCCGAATCACCCTTGGGGGTCACCACGAACCTGCTCCCGCGGCGCAGCACGGCGTCCATCAGCGAGCGGGCGTAGACCGGCGCCGAGAGCGCCGACATGATCATGCCCGCCACACCGCCGGAGCCCTCGGGCTCGTGCGGGGAGACGTTGTGCCGGCGGTTCCACAGGTACAGACCGATCTGCAGCGCGGAGGCGTTGCCGTACAGCATCAGCCACACCGTCGGGTCGATGTTCACGCCCGAGGCGCCCAGGCCGAGGAACAGCGCGCAACTCAGCGCCGCGAGAATCCAGTTGAGGGCCGACATCGGGTAGAAGATGATCATCATGGTGTAGTTGAAGAGCTTGCTGGGCGGCAGCGAGTAGAAGCCCTTCCAGTACTGCTTCAGGATCGTCTCGTACGTGCCCCGCGACCAGCGCAGCTGCTGGGTGAAGAAGTCCGTCCAGGCGTTGGGGCCCTCGCCGACCGCGAGCACGTCCGGCGTGTACACCGAGCGCCACTTGCGTCCCGTGGCCGGGTTCCGGTGGCGGTGCATCTCGAACCCGGTCGCCATGTCCTCGGTGATCGAGTCGTACAGACCGCCGATCTGCTTCAGCGCCCTGATGCGTACGGCGTTGGAGGTGCCCACGAACATCGGCGCGCCGTAGCGGTTGCCGGCCCGCTGGATCAGCGCGTGGAAGAGGAACTGCTGGGACTCGGCGGCCTTGGTGATGGGGTTGTCGTAGTTGCCGTACACCTGCGGGCCGATCACGAAGCCGATGTCCGGGTCGCGGAAGAAGCCGAGCATCCGCTCCAGATAGTTGGGCAGCGGCACGTGGTCGGTGTCGACGGAGGCGAAGAAGTCGTACGCGTCGCCGTGCGCCTCCAGCCAGGCGTTGTAGTTGCCGTGCTTGGTCCTGGCGCGGTGCGGCCCCTTGGCCTGGTTCCACTTCGCGACGCCCTTGCGGGAGAAGTGGTGCACACCGAGGCGCTCGCAGACCTCCTTCACCTCGGGGTCGTCGCCCTCGTCGAGGAGCCAGATGTGCAGAAGGCCCCGGTGGCGCAGCCGGACGGCCGCCTCCAGGGTCCTCGTCACCATGGCGAGCGGTTCCTTGCCGGGCACGAAGGAGGTGAGGAAGGCCACTCGGGTGCCGGTCTCGGGTACCACCGGGATCGGGTCGCGGGCGACCAGGGTCGCGTGCGCGTTCGAGAGTACGTTCATGCAGCGGAAGAACTCGATCAGGCCGATCGAGACGAGCATCACCGTGTCGAGCGCCGGCAGGAAGTCGTGGGCCGGGTAGTCGCGTTCGGTCCAGTGCTCCGGCTGGAGCAGCCAGCCGAGCAGGACCAGCGAGAGCAGTGGCGCCGCGCCCAGCATGAGGGCGGCCCGCAGCCGGTGCGGCTCCTGGGACAGCAGGGAGCGGTACCGCACCTTGTACGGCTTGCTCGGATCGGGACGCGTGAGAGGGCCCGCGAGCCTGCTGTAGTGCTCGTAGTCGTATCTCGGCAGAGTCTTCTTGATCCCCCCGGGGTCACCGGTCCGTTGCGACGGCACTCTGGGCCGGGTCGTCCCGGACGCGTCGAAGTCCTGTCGGGCGCCTGTCGGCGTCGACGTCATGAGTCATTCCCCCCACACGCACGGTCGTGTGCGTGTTCGTCGGTCCTTGTCGTCCGCTCGGATCCCCCTCGACCGTCACGGACGCGTGCTGGCAGGCGGCGTCATCACTTCATCCACACCCATGAAGACCACGGAAACGCGCCCGTCCGGTCGTACGGCGCCCCCTCGGCGCCCGTCCGTGAACGAGGTCCCCAACCTCACGGACGCAACCGGTCGATCCCCCAACTGCCGTGTGACGGCAGCCTCTTGCCGCCCAGGGTTCTACGGCGCCCGCCATGATCGCAAGGCGCGAAACGCTCGGTTAACCGGTCATACGATCTAATTGGGACGTATGTGCGAAGACGGGGGCGTTCCGGTACGACGAAGGGCCCCTCGCTTGAGACGAGGAGCCCTTCTGCCGGTGCGCCGCCAGGGACTCGAACCCCGGACCCGCTGATTAAGAGTCAGCTGCTCTAACCAACTGAGCTAGCGGCGCCTGCTGACCCGGAAACTCTACCCGATACGAACGGGTGCTCCCGACCGTGGAGCGGCGCCCGGCCGCCCACGGACGGCCCCGTACATCATTCGGACCGTCAACATGCGACACCGGACGACAGTTGAGAAACTGACGACTGTGCAGAAAAGCGGAGATTTCTACCTGGAGTGTGAGGGGCGACGCATGAAGACTCCGGTATTCGAGGAATTCGATCCCGCGAGTGACTGCGATTGCCCCGGATGCGTGCGTCAACGGCGTTTTACGACTCCTTCCGTGCCCTCGGGGCCGGTCGGCCGCCCGGCGGCGCGCAAGGCCCTGGTGATCGCCGCGGCGGCGGGCGCGGTCCTGGTCGCGGTCCCGTCGGTGCCCGCCCTGGCCGCCGCGCACGGACCCGCCCGGCCGGGCGACCCCGCAGATGGCGAGCCCGACACGCCGCAGGGCAGCGAGGCGCCGCTGCATGGGCAGGCCACCGGTCCGGCGAAGCAGGGGACGGGGGCCCCCGCCACCACCCGCGCGGCGATCATCAACCGGGCGAAGAAGTGGATCACCGCGCAGGTGCCGTACAGCATGAGCGCGTACTGGTCGGACGGATACCGGCAGGACTGCTCCGGATTCGTCTCGATGGCATGGAATCTTCCGGGAAACGAATGGACGGGCAGTCTCGACACGTTCGGCGTACGTATTTCCCGCGATCAGCTGCAACCCGGCGACATTCTTCTCTTCCACAATCCGGCGGATCCCCAGAACGGTTCGCACGTCGTTCTTTTCGGTGGCTGGACGGACTACACGCACACCTATTACATCGCTTACGAACAGACCCGCCCGCACACCCGCCGGCAGTCCACGCCGTACGCGTACTGGAGCAACTCGAGCCACTATCTGCCCTACCGGCACAAGGGGGTGACCGACGGCGCGGGCGGCGCGGCGCCCTCGGTACCGGGTACCAAGGCCGCCCCCTTCCCGGGCACGTCCGCCTTCGGCCCCGGTGCGAACAACGCGTACGTCACCCAGCTGGGCCGGCTCCTGGTGGACCGGGGCGGGCGCCGCTTCTACACCTCGGGGCCGGGGCCGCGCTGGTCGAACGCGGACCGGCGGGCCACCCAGGCGTTCCAGCTCGCCCAGGGCTGGAAGGGGAAGGGCGCGGACGGGCTGCCGGGTCCGCTGACCTGGTCGTACCTGGTGGAGAAGAAGGGCAGGGACATTCCACCGGCGGCGGGGACGACGAGCACGGCGGGCACGGCGAGCACGACGGGCACGGCGAGCACGACGGGCACGGCGAGCACCGTGGGGACGGCGAGCACCGTGGGGACGGCGAGCACGGTGAGCGCCGCGAGCACTCCGATCACAGGGAACACCGCGGGGGCCGGTGGGGCGCCGGCCGCTGTCGTTCCCGGCTTTCCCGGGCGGGGGGCGTTCCGGCCGGGTGCGCACAACGCGTACGTCACCCTGCTCGGGAAGCAGCTGGTCAAGAAGGGTTTCGGCGCCTACTACACGACGGGCCCCGGGCCGGACTGGGGCGAGTCGGACCGGCGCGCCGTCGAGGCCTTCCAGCGAACGCAGGGCTGGCGGGGCGGTACGGCGAACGGCTATCCGGGTCCGGAGACCTGGCGGCGGGTCTTCTCGTGAGCGGGCCCCCGGAGCGGCCCGGAACCCGGGCGCGGCGCAGGTCCCCGAGTCGTCACGGGGGTCCCTGACGGAGCCGCACGGCCCGCGGTCCCGACGCGGCCCGTGATCGCACTTCCACGCGCGGAGGCATGGAGGCAGGTATGACTTCGACCACTTCACCCACCCCGGATCCCGAGGGGGGTCCGGACACCGGCGCCATCCGGTCCGCCCGGCTCATCCACAACGAGGCGACCACCGAGATCCCGGTCCACCTGCTCTTCCGGGACGAGGCGGACGCGGTGCCGGTGCCGCTCGCGCCCTCCGCCGCGGAGCGGCCGCCGGACACCACCGTCCCGCTGCGGGCGCGGGTGGCGAAGGGGGAGCGTGAACCGTCACGGGCGCGCCGGCTCGTTTCGGGCCGGGCCGCGCGCCCGGTGCCGGAGGTCGATCCCGATCTGGTGGAGCGGCCCGCGCGGGTCCTGCCCGCGGTGGCGGGGGTGCTCGCCGGGGCCTGCGGGGTGGCCGGATGTGTCCTCACCACCTGGTGGGCGGGGTCGCTGCCGTCGGCCGCGGGACACGCGCTCGGGCTGCCCGGACACGCGGGTGGCGGGCTCGGGCCCGCGCAGCTGGGCGCGTACGCCGGAGCGGGCGCCCTCGGCCTGTTCGGCTTCGGCGGTCTGGCCCGCGGCCGGACCGGGCGGGCCTGGGTGCTCGGTCTCTTCGGCGGCTACCGCGGCACGGTCCGGCGCACCGGCCTGATGTGGATCAACCCGCTGGTGATCCGGCGCCGGGCCGACGTACGGCTGCGGCACTGGCGCAGCGAGCCGATGTCGGTGGTCGACGGGAACGGGGTGGCGCTGCGGGTGGTGGTGCTCGTCGTGTGGCGGATCAAGGACACCGCGCGGGCCGTGCTCGGGGTCGAGGACCATGAGACGTATCTGCGTGAGTGCGTGGAGGCGGCGCTGTCGAGGGTGCTCACGCGGCTGCCGGCGGACCTGCCGCCCTCGGTGGTCAAGGACGTGACCCTGCGCAACACCGACGCGGTCGCCGAGGCACTGACCGGGCAGGTGGCCGAGGACACGGCACCGGTCGGGCTGGAGGTGTTCTCGGCGCAGCCGACCCGGATCGAGTACGCGCCCGAGATCGCCGCCGTGATGCAGCGTCACCGGATCGCCGCCCTGGACGCCCGGCACCGCGACTCCGTGCTCGACTCCGTGGTCGACTCGGTCGAGGACACGGTGACCCGGCTGACCCTGCGCGGTCTGGTCGAGCTCGACGACTACGAACGCAAGGCACTGGTGAAGGACCTGACGGTGGCGTTCTGCACCGGGCGCGGGGAGGGCTCGTCGTGAGCGTGTGTGATTGGTCTGGACATGTTCAAGAAGGCGCAATAATCTGTGACTTGGTCTAGACCTGAAAAACGCGCGCACGGCTCACGAGAACCTCCCCCACGTCCTCCAGGAGCGGCAGCATGCGCATACGGACGACCAGGAACAACGCCAAGTGGTACGCGGCCGTCGTCGGCCTCGCCACCGCGGGCACCTTCGTGCTCTCCACCGGCAGTGCCGGCGCCCATGGCTACACCGACCAGCCCCTCAGCCGGCAGAAGATGTGCGCCAGCGGCGGCACCGTCGCCAACTGCGGTGACATCCAGTGGGAACCCCAGAGCGTCGAGGGTCCCAAGGGCTTCCCGGCGGCGGGCCCCGCCGACGGCCGGATCTGTTCCGCGAACCACACCAACTTCGGCCAGCTCGACCAGCCCAAGACCCCCTCGGGCGGCGCCTGGCCCACGACCAGGGTCACCGGCGGCCAGAACTACTCCTTCCGCTGGCAGTTCACGGCCGTGCACGCGACGACCGACTTCAAGTACTACGTCACCAAGCCCGGCTGGAACCAGAACCACGCGCTGACCCGGGCCGACCTGAACACCACACCGTTCCTGACGGTGCCCTACAACGGCCAGCGCCCGCCGTCCACCCTCTCCCACTCCGGCACCCTGCCCAGCGGTCTGAGCGGGCACCACGTCATCCTCGGCGTGTGGACGATCGCCGACACCGCGAACGCGTTCTACTCGTGCGCGGACGTCACGTTCTGAAGGCACCGAATCCCCACCCGGATGTTCTGAGCCTCCCTTGAGGCGCCGGTCCACCCCCCACGGGTAGGTTCCACGCACGTCGCCATGACCATGACGGCGTGCGTGGAGCCGAACCTGACACACGGGGGTTTGTCATGGACGTCCTTGTCTGCGTCTTCTACGTCGTGCCCGCGCTGATCATGGCCGGGGCGACCCTCACGGCGGTCACGGTGGTGCACCGGTCGCGGGCCATGGGCCGGGCGTGGAACAGCGGGCTGACCGCGGAGGCGCGCTGTCTGCGCTCGTACACGACGATCAGTGGCGGCGGTGACACCTCCGTGTCCACGACGCTGCACCATGTGTACGAGTTCACGACGCGCGACGGCCGCACGATCCGTGTCGAGGAGTCGAACGGTCCGGCGACGGTCGTCGAGGGCGACATCGTGACCGTCCACTACACCGCCGAGCGTCCACAGCGGGCCACGGCCCACGCGCCGCAACGGGGACTGCTCGCGGCGGGCACGGTCTTCGTCGTGGTCTTCTGCGCGGTGGTCGTCCTCATCTGCGCCGGCTTCATCGTGGGCTTCCACGAGTTCTCGTCGGCGTGGGACTCGGCCTGGAAGGCGCAGGGGTGGTCCGAGGCCACGGGACTCCCTTTCTGACGAGGCGTCAATTATGGTGCGCGCCATGGGGTTCATGAGGCGCACCGTCGCGGAACTCGTGAGGGAGCGGTGGGGCGACCACCGGCCGGGGTTGTGGTTCGAGGGGCGGGTCCTGAGCCACCACCAGGTGACGGCGGGCGCGGCGGCGCGCGCCGCGCTCCTCGCCGACCTGCTGCCGACGGGCGCCGAGCCGCACGTCGGCGTCCTGCTCGACAACACCCCCGAGTATCCGATGTGGTTGAGCGCCGCGGCCCTGGCGGGGGCCGCCGTCGCGGGGATCAACCCGACCCGCCGCGGCCCCGAACTGGCCCGCGACATCCTGCACACCGAGTGCCGGGTGCTGGTCACCGAGCGCATCCACCTGCCCCTCCTGGCCGGCCTCGAACTGCCCGGTGTCCGCGTCCTGGTGACCGACACCGAGGAGTACGCCGACCTCCTTACGGCCTACGAGGGGGCACGGCCCGAAGCGGGATCGGTCTCGCCGGACGACCGCCTGCTGCTCTACTTCACCTCCGGCTCGACCGGCGCCCCCAAGGCCGCGATCTGCACCCAGGGCCGGCTGGCCGCCGCGGGGAGCTCGCTGGTCGACCACTTCGGGGTGCGCCCGCAGGACACGCACTACATCTGCATGCCGATGTTCCACGGCAACGCGGTGATCGCCGACTGGGCGCCCGCACTGGCCGCGGGCGCCCGGATCGCGCTCCGGCGCCGCTTCTCGGCCTCGGGCTTCCTGCCGGACGTACGGGCCTGCGGAGCGACCTACTTCACGTACGTGGGCCGTGCCGTGCAGTACCTGCTGGCCACGCCCGCCCGTCCCGACGACCGGGACAACCCCTTGCGGACGGGGTTCGGCACGGAGGCCGGCGCGGTCGACGCGGCCGCCTTCGAACAGCGCTTCGGGGTGCGGCTGGTGGAGGGATACGGCTCCTCGGAGGGCGGGGCCGCGATCCAGCGCACACCCGGCACCCCGGCCGGCGCGATCGGCCGGCCGGCGCCGGGCGACGACCTCGCCGTGGTCGACCCGCAGACCCGTACCGAATGCCCCGC includes:
- a CDS encoding long-chain-fatty-acid--CoA ligase is translated as MGFMRRTVAELVRERWGDHRPGLWFEGRVLSHHQVTAGAAARAALLADLLPTGAEPHVGVLLDNTPEYPMWLSAAALAGAAVAGINPTRRGPELARDILHTECRVLVTERIHLPLLAGLELPGVRVLVTDTEEYADLLTAYEGARPEAGSVSPDDRLLLYFTSGSTGAPKAAICTQGRLAAAGSSLVDHFGVRPQDTHYICMPMFHGNAVIADWAPALAAGARIALRRRFSASGFLPDVRACGATYFTYVGRAVQYLLATPARPDDRDNPLRTGFGTEAGAVDAAAFEQRFGVRLVEGYGSSEGGAAIQRTPGTPAGAIGRPAPGDDLAVVDPQTRTECPAAVFGPDGLLLNGSAAIGELVNRGANPFEGYWRNPAADLARRRDGWYWTGDLFYRDRAGFLYFAGRADDRLRVDSENLAAAMIENILARYRGAAAVAVYAVPDPVAGDQVMATLAPREGVPFDPRAFAAFLAGQPDLGTKMAPRFVRIVERMPVTATNKIHRAALRRAGFRCDEPVWWRPAGEPDYRRFGPADERGLLTEYRARGREGLLPATTRG
- a CDS encoding DUF3592 domain-containing protein, whose amino-acid sequence is MDVLVCVFYVVPALIMAGATLTAVTVVHRSRAMGRAWNSGLTAEARCLRSYTTISGGGDTSVSTTLHHVYEFTTRDGRTIRVEESNGPATVVEGDIVTVHYTAERPQRATAHAPQRGLLAAGTVFVVVFCAVVVLICAGFIVGFHEFSSAWDSAWKAQGWSEATGLPF
- a CDS encoding lytic polysaccharide monooxygenase auxiliary activity family 9 protein, whose product is MRIRTTRNNAKWYAAVVGLATAGTFVLSTGSAGAHGYTDQPLSRQKMCASGGTVANCGDIQWEPQSVEGPKGFPAAGPADGRICSANHTNFGQLDQPKTPSGGAWPTTRVTGGQNYSFRWQFTAVHATTDFKYYVTKPGWNQNHALTRADLNTTPFLTVPYNGQRPPSTLSHSGTLPSGLSGHHVILGVWTIADTANAFYSCADVTF
- a CDS encoding SPFH domain-containing protein, which codes for MTSTTSPTPDPEGGPDTGAIRSARLIHNEATTEIPVHLLFRDEADAVPVPLAPSAAERPPDTTVPLRARVAKGEREPSRARRLVSGRAARPVPEVDPDLVERPARVLPAVAGVLAGACGVAGCVLTTWWAGSLPSAAGHALGLPGHAGGGLGPAQLGAYAGAGALGLFGFGGLARGRTGRAWVLGLFGGYRGTVRRTGLMWINPLVIRRRADVRLRHWRSEPMSVVDGNGVALRVVVLVVWRIKDTARAVLGVEDHETYLRECVEAALSRVLTRLPADLPPSVVKDVTLRNTDAVAEALTGQVAEDTAPVGLEVFSAQPTRIEYAPEIAAVMQRHRIAALDARHRDSVLDSVVDSVEDTVTRLTLRGLVELDDYERKALVKDLTVAFCTGRGEGSS
- a CDS encoding glycosyltransferase family 2 protein → MTSTPTGARQDFDASGTTRPRVPSQRTGDPGGIKKTLPRYDYEHYSRLAGPLTRPDPSKPYKVRYRSLLSQEPHRLRAALMLGAAPLLSLVLLGWLLQPEHWTERDYPAHDFLPALDTVMLVSIGLIEFFRCMNVLSNAHATLVARDPIPVVPETGTRVAFLTSFVPGKEPLAMVTRTLEAAVRLRHRGLLHIWLLDEGDDPEVKEVCERLGVHHFSRKGVAKWNQAKGPHRARTKHGNYNAWLEAHGDAYDFFASVDTDHVPLPNYLERMLGFFRDPDIGFVIGPQVYGNYDNPITKAAESQQFLFHALIQRAGNRYGAPMFVGTSNAVRIRALKQIGGLYDSITEDMATGFEMHRHRNPATGRKWRSVYTPDVLAVGEGPNAWTDFFTQQLRWSRGTYETILKQYWKGFYSLPPSKLFNYTMMIIFYPMSALNWILAALSCALFLGLGASGVNIDPTVWLMLYGNASALQIGLYLWNRRHNVSPHEPEGSGGVAGMIMSALSAPVYARSLMDAVLRRGSRFVVTPKGDSASPDTLFGTFRIHLFFILVFAGSIVAGPLLGHSHPAMITWACFALLITASPILAWQWTLRRTGKNPPAPPGETAPPPARSSVPRPEQHAPGHEPRHEPGRAAARGDNDDGSGSGSGSGSGSEQTLRISLGGREK
- a CDS encoding peptidoglycan-binding protein — protein: MKTPVFEEFDPASDCDCPGCVRQRRFTTPSVPSGPVGRPAARKALVIAAAAGAVLVAVPSVPALAAAHGPARPGDPADGEPDTPQGSEAPLHGQATGPAKQGTGAPATTRAAIINRAKKWITAQVPYSMSAYWSDGYRQDCSGFVSMAWNLPGNEWTGSLDTFGVRISRDQLQPGDILLFHNPADPQNGSHVVLFGGWTDYTHTYYIAYEQTRPHTRRQSTPYAYWSNSSHYLPYRHKGVTDGAGGAAPSVPGTKAAPFPGTSAFGPGANNAYVTQLGRLLVDRGGRRFYTSGPGPRWSNADRRATQAFQLAQGWKGKGADGLPGPLTWSYLVEKKGRDIPPAAGTTSTAGTASTTGTASTTGTASTVGTASTVGTASTVSAASTPITGNTAGAGGAPAAVVPGFPGRGAFRPGAHNAYVTLLGKQLVKKGFGAYYTTGPGPDWGESDRRAVEAFQRTQGWRGGTANGYPGPETWRRVFS